The Steroidobacteraceae bacterium genomic interval CCATCAGAGCTGACGATGGGTCTGAAAAATGACGTAGAGCGATGGGTTCTTCCAAATACGAAGCTAAACGAAATCCGCGAGACAGTGCGCAACCTGGCGACAACAAGACCTCAACAGACCGCGCAAGCGAAGGATCTGGCGGACCTGGAGGCTCTTAGAGGACGATTGTGCGGTTTGGCAATTCAAGCGATCGATATCTTCGTTTATTGGCAGCAGCGCGTTTGGATTGAACGGTTGCAGCGCGAACGCCTTGCGGTCCTTGCCGGCTATGGACAGATCGACTCGAAACTCGCGCAAGCACGGGATTTTGACAGCGAAATACAGCGGCTCGTTGCGACAGGAAATTTCGATCAAGCGATTGGGCGCGCCGCGGTCTGGCGCGTATTCGAGGAAGCGCACTCAGCCGACACGTTCAAGGCGGCGGGATCCGCGGAAAGACCAAGCGTTCGACTCCCGGCAGTTGTGCGCGATTGGACATGCCCGTCGCCAGTCGCACCGGTGGCGGACACTCACCCGAAATTGATCGCGCTGCCGGGTCTGGGTGAGTTTTACCCAATGAATTCGCGTCAGCGCGGCGAGAAGGGTACGGTCATGGTGCTTGTTCGCATTGACCCAGGCGGATGCGCTGTGGAGGCATTGGTGGTATTGGGATCTGGCCACGTCGCTCTCGATCAGGCTGCTCTGCGTGCGGCGTTAGCAGGACAGTACCGCGCTGGTCAGCTGAATGGGACAGCCATCGAAGGAACCATTACATACAAGGTCCATTTCGGGCAGGACCTTGCGCCACGGCGGTAAACGGCCAGTTAGCCCAAAATGCGATTGGCCGACACCAGAGCGCGGTTCGTGATGTACCGGGGCAGAGGGGCGGGGGACGCCTATGCCGGTGATTCGTGCGAGTTCGCTAATTTCTCTGGGCCTGCCCAGAAGGGGCAGGCCCAGAGAAATTGGTGGAGGCGGCGGGAATCGAACCAACCGCGCCCGCGGGGTCGGGTGAGCTGCGCTGCTGAGGCGCGGTTCACGACGAGCCGGGTTGGAGGACCGCGGTGGCGCACGCGGGTGATTCGTGCGAGTTCGCTAATTTCTCTGGGCCTGCCCAGAAGGGGCAGGCCCAGAGAAATTGGTGGAGGCGGCGGGAATCGAACCAACCGCGCCCGCGGGGTCGGGTGAGCTGCGCTGCTGAGGCGCGGTTCACGACGAGCCGGGTTGGAGGACCGCGGTGGCGCACGCGGGTGATTCGTGCGAGTTCGCTAATTTCTCTGGGCCTGCCCAGAAGGGCAGGCCCAGAGAAATTGGTGGAGGCGGCGGGAATCGAACCAACCGCGCCCGCGGGGTCGGGTGAGCTGCGCTGCTGAGGCGCGGTTCACGACGAGCCAGGTTGGAGGACCGCGGTGGCGCACGCGGGTGATTCGTGCGAGTTCGCTAATTTCTCTGGGCCTGCCCAGAAGGGGCAGGCCCAGAGAAATTGGTGGAGGCGGCGGGAATCGAACCCGCGTCCGCAAGCCCTACATCTGAAGATCTACGCGCGTAGCTCTCTCTTTGTGTCTCGCCAACCGCTACCCGAGGAGCAGGGAAGACGGCGAGCCAGCGGACAGTGACTCTTAACGGACGCATCCTGTCGCACGAGGCGCCGCGATCCTATGAGCGCGTCCCCTGATTCGGTGTCATAGGCACCAGCCGGTCAGAGGTCAGCTGCTGTATTAGGCAGCTAGAGCGTAGTTGTCGTCGTTGGCAACTAAAGTTTGCAGCAGTGTTTAACGAGGGCCACTGCACCTCGGCACGCACCTCAGGTTTCGCGACCCACGTCAAAACCGGTCGCCCCCGAAATGTATCCCCAATTTACCTTAGATCGCGCCGCGGCGCTTGGGTTCCATGGTGACTGGGTCATCGGTTCTTGAGCACCCGGGCCTTCTCCCGCTCCCAGTCTCGCGCTTTTTCGGTGGCGCGCTTGTCATGCTGTTTCTTGCCCTTGGCGAGGCCGAGCCGGAGCTTTGCCTTGCCGTTTTTCCAGAACAGCTCCAGTGGCACGAGTGTATAGCCGCGACGCTCCACGGCACCAATCAGGTGCTGCAGTTCGGAGCGCTGCAGCAGGAGTTTGCGGGTTCGTACCGGATCGGCCGGCACATGGGTCGATGTGGTCTTCATCGGCGAAAAGTGCGCGCCGATCAGAAATGCTTCACCGCCGCGCAGATAGACGTAGGCTTCGGTCAACTGGGCCCTGCCGGCCCGCAGGGCCTTGACCTCCCAGCCGAGGAGTGCCAGCCCCGCTTCGTAGCGATCTTCGATGAAATAATCGAAGCGCGCCTTGCGATTCTCGGCGATCAAAGCCGAGGAGCTGTCTTTTTTCACTGCGGCGAATCTCCCATCCCCACATTCTACTGTGACTGCGCAGCTTGTAGCGCGAGCCGTGATCTTCGACAATTCCGGCGATGCGTGAAGTGCGACGCAAGAGCCTGGTGCCACGGACCGCGAAGCAGATATTCGAGCTGATCGATGACATCGAGGCGTACCCGCAGTTCCTGCCATGGTGCAACCTGGCACGCGTGGAGTCGCGTACCGCCGATACGGTTGTCGCTACCCTTGGTGTCGAGCGGGGGCCGCTGCATACTGAATTCACCACCCGCAACGATCTGGAACGCTACCGCCGTATCGGCATCGAACTGGTCAGCGGCCCGTTTACGCAATTGCGAGGTGGTTGGTCGATCACGCCAATCGGGGCCGCGGGTTGCGAAGTGGCGCTCGCGCTTCAATTCGAATTTCGCAACGCATTGCTACGCACTGCACTCGAAGCAGCGTTCGCACAGACAGTCGGCTCTCTCCTCGATGCGTTCGTCAACCGCGCCCGCGAGTTGCCCGCGGATGCGGCGGATCCCGATACGTGACCGTCAAATGCTGCCAGGTCGTTGCGGCGCAACCCGATGCCGCCTGCCTGGTTTCCGTGTCAGTACCGGCCGCCGCCAATGTATCGCAGGTTATCGAACTGGCACGCCAATCCCCAGGTGGTGATCGTCTGCCGCAGGACTTCACGGCGATCGCGATCTTCGGCCAGGTGGTCGATGCGGATCATGTTCCCGCAGACGGCGATCGGGTTGAATTATTGCGACCGCTGGCGCTTGATCCGCGTGAACAGCGCCGCCGCCGCGTGCTGGCCGGCCGCAGGCGGCGTCGGTAACGCGGTCAGAACCGGTTCGGCTATTGGCTGGACGGCTGCTCGGCGGGTGTGTCGCTGGTCGATGCAGGAACCGAGTCGGCGGCAGCGCTCGCGACCCCATCGTTGTCGATGCGACTGACTTTCTCTTCCACGAAGTACACCGTCAGCCGCTGTCGCTGCGGTTTTTTCCAGCGCCCGACCTTCAGGTAGTGAACGTAGTCCCAGCGGTCGCTGTCGAATGCGTCCGGTACCATTGGCGTGCCTAGCAGGTATCGCACCTGGACCTTGGTCATGCCCACCTGCAGCTGTGAAACCGCTTTCGGATCGAGGAAATTTCCCTGCTGCAATGTCATGCGGTACACGCAGCCACTGCTCGTAAGGACGACGGCAAGCAGCACGGTTGTCAGGGATAATGGCCAGGCGCGCATGATCTGTTTCATAATGTCCTATCTTAGCGCAATGCAGGGGCGGGACCGTGGAGACTGACGACCTGCGCAAAGCTGGACTGAAGGTCACCGGACCTCGCGTCAAGATACTCGACATTCTTGCAGGCAGCGATTCCCGGCACCTGTCGGCCGAGGCCATCTACAAGACTCTGCTCGAATCGAACCACGACATCGGTCTCGCGACGGTGTATCGAGTGCTGACGCAATTCGAGGCCGCGGGACTCGTGACCCGTCGTCGATTCGAGAACGGGATGGCGGTATTCGAGCTGAACGAAGGCAGCCATCACGATCATATCGTTTGCATAGACTGTGGCAGGGTCGAAGAGTTCATGGATGCCGGGATCGAGCGACGCCAGGTCGAGGCTGCGCAGCGTCTGGGTTTCGAGATCGCCGACCACTCGCTCGTTCTGTACGGTCGCTGCGGGCGGCAGAATTGCCCCCACCGCAGTACGGGATCAGGCTGAGGGTTTGGCGCGCGAGCGCGACTTGGCAACCGGACGCTCCTCGGCATCGGCACGTTGCAACATTTCGCGCGCGTGCTCACGGGCCTTCGATGTGATTTCGATGCCGCCGAGCATGCGCGCGAGCTCTTCGATGCGTTCCTCGGGAGTGAGGCTACGAATCGCAATGCGTGTGCTGCGACCGTCTGTCAGTTTGGTTACGCGCAAATGCTGGTGCGCCTGGCTGGCCACCTGGGCGAGGTGAGTCACGCACAGTGCCTGGCCACGATTGGCAAGGCTGCGCAACTCCTGGCCGACGATTTCAGCGACAGCACCGCCGACACCTGTATCGACTTCGTCGAAGACCATGCAGCGGCTCTCGCGGGTCGCTCGTGTGACCTGTACGGCAAGCGACAGCCGCGATAACTCACCGCCCGATGCGACTTTCGCGACCGCACGCAATGGCTGGCCGGGGTTCGCCGTGACGCGGAACTCGACATTGTCATAGCCATGTGCCGCGGGTTCGGCGGACTCGAGCGGTGAGAGGTCGATCGTAAAGCGCCCGCCCGGCATGCCAAGCGTCTGCATGCGCGCCGTAATGTCGCGCGAGAGGATCCGTGCCGTCGCACTGCGCTTGGCGGACAGCTCCTTGGCCAAAGCCTGATAGGTCGCGAGGGCCGCTTGCTGTTGCTTGCGCAGGTTCGCGAGGCTGTTCTCGGCATCGTCGAGCTCGCCAAGTTCGGCAGTGATCTGGGCCTGCCGAGCCGTCAACTCCGCAACCGGGGCGCGATGCTTGCGCGCAAGCTCCTCGATTGCCGACAGTCGGGTCTCGATGCGCTCCTGCGCTCCGACGTCGGTCTCCAGCGAATCGATGTAGCCGCGCAACAATGCTGCGGCTTCCTTGATCTGGATGGCGGCTGAATCGACCATGGGCAGCAGTTCGGCCAGCCGCGCATCGCTCGGCGCCGCAGCGCGCAGGGCAGCAAGCGCGCGACTGGCGTAGCTGTGGGCATTGCCATCCTCGGCCTCGTACAAGGCAGCCGCGGCGAGCTGGGCCGCCTGATCGAGCTTGCCGCGGTTCGCTAGCCGGCCCCGCTCAGCCTGCAGCTGCTCGTACTCGCCGGGTTGCAACGCGAGCGCTTCGAGTTCGCGCGCCTGGTAGCGCATCATGTCGAGTCGCGCATCGCGATCGCGGGCGCGCGATTCGAGTTCGAGCGTGCGATTCAACAAGGCCAGCCAGGTGCGATGGGCGGCAGCGACACCATCGGCCAGCAACTCCAGCTTTCCGAATGCATCCAGCAGTTCGCGCTGTGCGCTCGCGCGAGTCAGCGACTGAAATTCGTGTTGGCCATGGATATCGACCAGGTGTTCACCGACAGCGCGAAGTACCTGGATCGCGACGGCCTGGCCATTCAGGTAGGCACGGGAGCGACCATCATTGCCGACGACACGGCGCACGACCAGTTCATCCTCGTAGGGAATGGATTGTTCGTCGAGCAAGCCGCGCAGTGCAGCCGCTGGCTCCTGCAGGGCAAAAGTGGCGGATATCTCGGCGCGCTCGGCGCCGTGGCGCACCTGCTCTGCGGCGGCGCGGCCGCCCGCGGCCAGCTGCAAGGCATCGACGATGATCGACTTGCCCGCGCCGGTTTCGCCGGTCAAAACCGTCAGTGCGGGAGCAAACTCTATCTCCGCGGCGT includes:
- a CDS encoding energy transducer TonB, producing MKKINNALDSLEDARPKASAITTWPSELTMGLKNDVERWVLPNTKLNEIRETVRNLATTRPQQTAQAKDLADLEALRGRLCGLAIQAIDIFVYWQQRVWIERLQRERLAVLAGYGQIDSKLAQARDFDSEIQRLVATGNFDQAIGRAAVWRVFEEAHSADTFKAAGSAERPSVRLPAVVRDWTCPSPVAPVADTHPKLIALPGLGEFYPMNSRQRGEKGTVMVLVRIDPGGCAVEALVVLGSGHVALDQAALRAALAGQYRAGQLNGTAIEGTITYKVHFGQDLAPRR
- the smpB gene encoding SsrA-binding protein SmpB, whose translation is MKKDSSSALIAENRKARFDYFIEDRYEAGLALLGWEVKALRAGRAQLTEAYVYLRGGEAFLIGAHFSPMKTTSTHVPADPVRTRKLLLQRSELQHLIGAVERRGYTLVPLELFWKNGKAKLRLGLAKGKKQHDKRATEKARDWEREKARVLKNR
- a CDS encoding type II toxin-antitoxin system RatA family toxin translates to MREVRRKSLVPRTAKQIFELIDDIEAYPQFLPWCNLARVESRTADTVVATLGVERGPLHTEFTTRNDLERYRRIGIELVSGPFTQLRGGWSITPIGAAGCEVALALQFEFRNALLRTALEAAFAQTVGSLLDAFVNRARELPADAADPDT
- a CDS encoding RnfH family protein, giving the protein MTVKCCQVVAAQPDAACLVSVSVPAAANVSQVIELARQSPGGDRLPQDFTAIAIFGQVVDADHVPADGDRVELLRPLALDPREQRRRRVLAGRRRRR
- the bamE gene encoding outer membrane protein assembly factor BamE; translation: MKQIMRAWPLSLTTVLLAVVLTSSGCVYRMTLQQGNFLDPKAVSQLQVGMTKVQVRYLLGTPMVPDAFDSDRWDYVHYLKVGRWKKPQRQRLTVYFVEEKVSRIDNDGVASAAADSVPASTSDTPAEQPSSQ
- the fur gene encoding ferric iron uptake transcriptional regulator, with product METDDLRKAGLKVTGPRVKILDILAGSDSRHLSAEAIYKTLLESNHDIGLATVYRVLTQFEAAGLVTRRRFENGMAVFELNEGSHHDHIVCIDCGRVEEFMDAGIERRQVEAAQRLGFEIADHSLVLYGRCGRQNCPHRSTGSG
- the recN gene encoding DNA repair protein RecN, which codes for MLTHLQISDLAIIDAAEIEFAPALTVLTGETGAGKSIIVDALQLAAGGRAAAEQVRHGAERAEISATFALQEPAAALRGLLDEQSIPYEDELVVRRVVGNDGRSRAYLNGQAVAIQVLRAVGEHLVDIHGQHEFQSLTRASAQRELLDAFGKLELLADGVAAAHRTWLALLNRTLELESRARDRDARLDMMRYQARELEALALQPGEYEQLQAERGRLANRGKLDQAAQLAAAALYEAEDGNAHSYASRALAALRAAAPSDARLAELLPMVDSAAIQIKEAAALLRGYIDSLETDVGAQERIETRLSAIEELARKHRAPVAELTARQAQITAELGELDDAENSLANLRKQQQAALATYQALAKELSAKRSATARILSRDITARMQTLGMPGGRFTIDLSPLESAEPAAHGYDNVEFRVTANPGQPLRAVAKVASGGELSRLSLAVQVTRATRESRCMVFDEVDTGVGGAVAEIVGQELRSLANRGQALCVTHLAQVASQAHQHLRVTKLTDGRSTRIAIRSLTPEERIEELARMLGGIEITSKAREHAREMLQRADAEERPVAKSRSRAKPSA